The following proteins are co-located in the Noviherbaspirillum sp. UKPF54 genome:
- a CDS encoding HIT family protein, producing the protein MSKQSCELCIHPGGDVVYRDDNYRIVLVDDDHYPGFCRVIWNAHVREMTDLSTAERAILIAAVWQVEEAVREVMRPDKVNVASLGNVTPHLHWHVIPRYEDDAHFPNPIWGEIRRTPASADLTKRRALVPKLRDAILARFEGSLL; encoded by the coding sequence ATGTCCAAACAATCCTGCGAACTGTGCATCCATCCCGGTGGCGACGTCGTCTACCGGGATGATAATTACCGTATCGTGCTGGTGGATGACGACCATTACCCGGGCTTTTGCCGGGTGATCTGGAATGCGCACGTGCGGGAAATGACGGACCTCTCGACGGCCGAGCGCGCGATCCTGATCGCCGCTGTCTGGCAGGTCGAGGAAGCTGTGCGCGAGGTGATGCGGCCGGACAAGGTCAACGTCGCTAGCCTCGGCAACGTCACGCCGCATCTACATTGGCATGTGATTCCTCGCTATGAGGACGACGCGCATTTTCCCAATCCGATCTGGGGCGAGATCAGGCGCACGCCGGCGTCGGCCGACCTGACCAAGCGCCGGGCACTGGTGCCGAAGCTGCGTGACGCGATACTGGCACGTTTTGAAGGATCGCTGCTGTGA
- a CDS encoding SCP2 domain-containing protein, protein MISTPVSATINHLLARESWARAELVRHVGKIAHFDGGLATVRLKVAADGMVQAAPAGEAANVTIRVKMSDLPLIMQNRERAFSYVQLEGDADFANTISHLGQNLRWEAEDDLARLIGDIPATRVVAGMKAAMETAKSTQQKLAENVAEYLLDEKPVLVRPQAVADFSDEVSKLRDDVERLAKRLEKLNLNGR, encoded by the coding sequence ATGATCTCTACACCTGTCTCCGCCACCATCAACCACCTGCTGGCCCGGGAATCCTGGGCGCGCGCCGAACTTGTGCGGCACGTCGGCAAGATCGCCCATTTCGACGGCGGCTTGGCGACCGTGCGGCTGAAAGTTGCCGCCGACGGCATGGTACAGGCGGCGCCGGCCGGCGAAGCGGCCAATGTGACGATCCGCGTGAAGATGTCCGACCTGCCGCTGATCATGCAAAACCGTGAGCGCGCCTTCTCGTATGTGCAGCTCGAGGGAGATGCGGATTTTGCCAATACCATTTCGCACCTCGGCCAGAACCTGCGCTGGGAAGCCGAAGACGACCTCGCCAGGCTGATCGGCGATATTCCCGCCACCCGCGTGGTGGCCGGCATGAAGGCGGCCATGGAAACGGCGAAGTCGACGCAGCAGAAGCTGGCCGAAAACGTGGCCGAATACCTGCTCGACGAGAAGCCGGTATTGGTACGGCCGCAGGCGGTTGCCGATTTTTCGGATGAAGTATCGAAACTGCGCGACGACGTCGAGCGTCTCGCCAAGCGTCTCGAAAAACTCAACCTCAACGGACGCTGA
- a CDS encoding FAD/FMN-binding oxidoreductase — MNAPAQIQALLSDAPSGTAPTRLREIPYNYTSFSDREIVMRLLGEDAWRVLDELRGERQTGRSARMLYEVLGDIWVVRRNPYLQDDMLDNPKRRQDLIDALNHRLSEVEKRRLSTDLAEAGDAQARRRSANVELLVKAARKAVADFAEEFRRTYDLRKRANKVLARYTAKDNIKFDGLSRVSHVTDATDWRVEYPFVVLTPDTEDEMAGLVKACIELGLTIIPRGGGTGYTGGAVPLTPLSAVINTEKLEQLGAVEMTTLPGVDRPYATIYSGAGVVTKRVSDAAEKAGFVFAVDPTSAEASCIGGNIAMNAGGKKAVLWGTALDNLASWRMVDPNGDWLEVTRLEHNLGKIHDAPVAKFKLEWTHPNEKGKSNKPFRTETLEIEGRRFRKEGLGKDVTDKFLAGLPGVQKEGCDGLITSARWILHKMPKHARTVCLEFFGQAREAIPSIVEIKDYLDAEAKKGGAILAGLEHLDERYLRAVGYATKSKRGVLPKMALFGDIVGDDEEAVARAASEVIRMANARVGEGFVAVSPEARKKFWLDRARTAAIAKHTNAFKINEDVVIPLNRMGEYTDGIERINIELSIKNKLQFLDELRGFFAGSHLPLGKSEDAEANDIPPEELLGDRVAQALQLVDLTHARWSYLLTQLDKPLYEARDELAVLQVPMTWIDERLSRQPNAKVFHVVQDRTIRVSWKAEVRAQLRQIFNGGAFKLILDECGAIHKRVLRGRVFVALHMHAGDGNVHTNLPVNSDHYEMLQDAHAAVARIMVLARSLDGVISGEHGIGITKLEFLTEEEIGDFRDYKKRVDPEGRFNKGKLLNDPDMPADLRNAYTPSFGLMGHESLIMQQSDIGAIANSVKDCLRCGKCKPVCATHVPRANLLYSPRNKILATSLLVEAFLYEEQTRRGVSIKHWEEFEDVADHCTVCHKCVNPCPVDIDFGDVSMNMRNLLRKMDKKSFKPGTAAAMFFLNATDPATINATRALMTGFGYKAQRLANDVLKKFAKKQTKAPPATHGKPPVKEQVIHFINKKMPGNLPKKTARALLDIEDNKIVPIIRDPKTTTADTEAVFYFPGCGSERLFSQVGLATQAMLWHVGVQTVLPPGYLCCGYPQRGNGQYDKAEKMMTDNRVLFHRVANTLNYLDIKTVVVSCGTCYDQLQSYEFEKIFPGCRIIDIHEYLLEKGVKLEGVGGVRYMYHEPCHTPMKQQDAMKTVNALITTADGHKVEKNERCCGESGTLGVGRPDISTQVRFRKEEEMRKGADKLRADGFTGDVKILTSCPSCLQGLLRYNEDADTTADYIVIEMAKYLLGENWLPEYVARANNGGIERVLV; from the coding sequence ATGAACGCCCCCGCACAAATCCAAGCTCTGCTTTCCGATGCCCCGAGCGGCACCGCCCCGACGCGCTTGCGCGAAATTCCTTACAACTACACCTCGTTTTCCGACCGCGAAATCGTGATGCGCCTGCTGGGCGAAGATGCGTGGCGCGTTCTGGACGAGTTGCGCGGCGAGCGCCAGACCGGCCGTTCCGCGCGCATGCTGTACGAAGTGCTGGGCGATATCTGGGTCGTCCGCCGCAATCCGTATTTGCAGGACGACATGCTCGACAATCCGAAGCGGCGCCAGGATCTGATCGATGCGCTCAATCACCGCTTGAGCGAAGTCGAGAAGCGCCGGCTCTCCACCGATCTGGCCGAAGCCGGAGACGCTCAGGCCCGGCGCCGCAGCGCCAATGTCGAGCTTCTGGTGAAAGCGGCGCGCAAGGCCGTTGCCGATTTTGCCGAAGAATTCCGCCGTACCTATGATTTGCGCAAGCGCGCCAACAAGGTGCTGGCGCGTTACACCGCGAAGGACAACATCAAGTTTGACGGACTGTCGCGCGTGTCGCACGTGACCGACGCCACCGACTGGCGCGTCGAATATCCGTTCGTCGTGCTGACGCCGGATACCGAGGATGAAATGGCCGGGCTGGTGAAGGCGTGCATAGAGCTAGGGTTGACCATCATTCCGCGCGGCGGCGGCACCGGCTACACCGGCGGCGCAGTGCCGCTGACGCCGCTGTCGGCCGTCATCAACACCGAAAAGCTGGAACAGCTCGGCGCCGTCGAAATGACGACGCTGCCCGGTGTCGACCGGCCGTACGCCACGATTTATTCCGGCGCCGGTGTGGTCACCAAGCGCGTGTCGGACGCCGCCGAAAAGGCCGGCTTCGTGTTCGCGGTCGATCCGACTTCGGCGGAAGCCTCCTGCATCGGCGGCAATATCGCGATGAACGCCGGCGGCAAGAAGGCCGTGTTGTGGGGCACCGCGCTCGACAACCTGGCGAGCTGGCGCATGGTCGACCCCAACGGCGACTGGCTGGAAGTCACGCGCCTGGAACACAACCTGGGCAAGATCCATGACGCGCCGGTGGCGAAGTTCAAGCTGGAGTGGACCCATCCGAACGAGAAGGGCAAGAGCAACAAGCCGTTCAGAACCGAAACCCTGGAAATCGAAGGCCGGCGCTTCCGCAAGGAGGGGCTCGGCAAGGATGTCACCGACAAATTCCTGGCCGGTCTGCCCGGCGTGCAGAAGGAAGGCTGCGACGGCTTGATTACCTCGGCGCGCTGGATCCTGCACAAGATGCCGAAGCATGCGCGCACCGTGTGCCTGGAATTCTTCGGCCAGGCGCGCGAGGCGATTCCATCCATCGTCGAGATCAAGGATTATCTCGACGCCGAAGCGAAGAAGGGCGGCGCCATTCTCGCTGGCCTGGAGCACCTGGACGAGCGCTACCTGCGCGCGGTCGGCTATGCGACCAAGTCCAAGCGCGGCGTGCTGCCGAAAATGGCGCTGTTCGGCGATATCGTGGGCGACGACGAGGAAGCGGTGGCGCGCGCGGCCTCCGAGGTGATACGCATGGCCAACGCCCGCGTCGGCGAAGGCTTCGTCGCGGTCAGCCCGGAAGCTCGCAAGAAATTCTGGCTCGATCGCGCGCGCACCGCCGCGATCGCCAAGCACACCAACGCGTTCAAGATCAACGAAGACGTCGTGATCCCGCTGAACCGCATGGGCGAATACACCGACGGTATCGAACGCATCAATATCGAACTGTCGATCAAGAACAAGCTGCAGTTTCTGGACGAGTTGCGCGGCTTTTTCGCCGGCAGCCATCTCCCTCTCGGCAAGAGCGAAGACGCGGAGGCCAACGACATCCCACCGGAAGAGCTGCTGGGCGACCGCGTCGCGCAGGCGCTGCAGCTGGTGGACCTGACGCATGCGCGCTGGTCCTACCTGCTGACCCAGCTCGACAAGCCGTTGTATGAAGCACGCGACGAGCTGGCGGTGCTGCAGGTGCCGATGACCTGGATTGACGAGCGCCTGTCGCGCCAACCTAACGCCAAGGTGTTCCACGTGGTGCAGGATCGCACCATCCGCGTGTCGTGGAAGGCCGAAGTGCGCGCGCAACTGCGCCAGATCTTCAACGGCGGCGCGTTCAAGCTGATCCTCGACGAATGCGGCGCGATCCACAAGCGCGTGCTGCGCGGGCGCGTGTTCGTCGCGCTGCACATGCACGCCGGCGACGGCAACGTGCACACCAACCTCCCGGTCAACTCCGACCACTACGAGATGCTGCAGGATGCGCATGCCGCTGTTGCGCGCATCATGGTGCTGGCGCGTTCGCTCGACGGCGTGATCTCGGGCGAGCACGGCATCGGCATCACCAAGCTCGAATTCCTGACCGAAGAGGAAATCGGCGACTTCCGCGATTACAAGAAGCGGGTCGACCCGGAAGGGCGCTTCAACAAGGGCAAGCTGTTGAACGATCCCGATATGCCGGCCGACCTGCGCAACGCGTATACGCCGTCGTTCGGCCTGATGGGGCATGAATCGCTGATCATGCAGCAAAGCGATATCGGCGCCATCGCCAACAGCGTCAAGGATTGCCTGCGCTGCGGCAAATGCAAGCCGGTGTGCGCCACCCACGTGCCGCGCGCGAACCTGCTGTACTCGCCGCGCAACAAGATTCTCGCCACCTCGTTGCTGGTGGAAGCCTTCCTGTACGAAGAACAGACCCGCCGCGGCGTGTCGATCAAGCACTGGGAAGAATTCGAGGACGTGGCCGATCACTGCACGGTCTGCCATAAGTGCGTCAATCCATGCCCGGTCGATATCGATTTCGGCGACGTGTCGATGAACATGCGCAACCTGCTGCGCAAGATGGACAAGAAATCGTTCAAGCCCGGTACCGCCGCCGCCATGTTTTTCCTGAACGCGACCGACCCGGCCACCATCAATGCCACGCGTGCGTTGATGACCGGCTTTGGCTACAAGGCGCAGCGCCTGGCCAACGACGTGCTGAAGAAATTTGCGAAGAAGCAGACCAAGGCGCCGCCGGCCACGCACGGCAAGCCGCCGGTCAAGGAACAGGTGATCCACTTCATCAACAAGAAGATGCCGGGCAACCTGCCGAAGAAAACCGCGCGCGCCTTGCTCGATATCGAGGACAACAAGATCGTCCCGATCATTCGCGATCCGAAGACCACCACGGCCGACACGGAAGCGGTGTTCTACTTCCCGGGCTGCGGCTCGGAGAGGCTGTTCTCGCAAGTCGGCTTGGCGACGCAGGCGATGCTGTGGCATGTCGGCGTGCAGACGGTGCTGCCGCCCGGCTACCTGTGCTGCGGCTATCCGCAGCGCGGTAATGGCCAGTACGATAAGGCGGAAAAGATGATGACGGACAACCGCGTCCTGTTCCACCGCGTCGCCAACACATTGAACTATCTCGATATCAAAACGGTCGTTGTATCGTGCGGCACCTGCTATGACCAGTTGCAGAGCTATGAATTCGAGAAGATTTTCCCTGGCTGCCGGATCATCGACATCCACGAATATCTGCTTGAGAAGGGCGTGAAACTGGAAGGCGTGGGTGGCGTGCGTTACATGTACCATGAGCCCTGCCACACGCCAATGAAGCAGCAGGACGCGATGAAGACGGTGAATGCGCTCATCACCACGGCGGACGGGCACAAGGTCGAAAAGAACGAACGTTGCTGCGGCGAATCGGGCACGCTCGGCGTTGGACGTCCGGATATTTCCACCCAAGTGCGTTTCCGCAAGGAAGAGGAAATGCGCAAGGGCGCGGACAAGCTGCGTGCCGACGGTTTCACCGGCGACGTCAAGATCCTGACGTCTTGCCCGTCCTGCCTGCAGGGCCTGCTCCGTTATAACGAAGATGCCGATACCACAGCCGATTACATCGTGATCGAAATGGCGAAGTACCTGCTGGGCGAGAACTGGCTGCCGGAGTATGTGGCGCGCGCCAACAATGGCGGCATCGAACGCGTATTAGTGTAA
- a CDS encoding YqaA family protein: MIESAIRWLMSVLAVPDVGLTSVFIISFVSATLLPMGSEPAVFAVVKANSALLWPAILVATAGNTLGGAVDYWMGYGAKQTFARERATHWFGWLERFGARAMLLAWLPGVGDPLCTVGGWLKLPFWPCVLYMAVGKFLRYVTITSLLLYVPDGFWHRVASWIT, from the coding sequence CGTTCTGGCCGTTCCCGACGTCGGCCTGACGTCGGTGTTCATCATTAGCTTCGTGTCGGCGACCTTGCTGCCGATGGGGTCGGAACCGGCGGTCTTTGCCGTGGTCAAGGCGAATTCCGCACTGCTGTGGCCGGCCATTCTCGTGGCCACGGCCGGCAATACGCTCGGCGGCGCCGTCGATTACTGGATGGGCTATGGCGCCAAGCAGACGTTCGCCAGAGAGCGTGCCACGCACTGGTTCGGATGGCTGGAGCGGTTCGGCGCCAGAGCCATGCTGCTGGCGTGGCTGCCGGGCGTGGGCGACCCGTTATGCACGGTCGGCGGCTGGCTCAAGCTGCCGTTCTGGCCGTGCGTGCTTTACATGGCGGTGGGGAAGTTCCTGCGCTACGTGACGATTACCTCGCTGCTGCTGTATGTGCCGGACGGGTTCTGGCACCGGGTGGCAAGCTGGATCACCTAA
- the ubiE gene encoding bifunctional demethylmenaquinone methyltransferase/2-methoxy-6-polyprenyl-1,4-benzoquinol methylase UbiE gives MTNTTHFGYQTVPEEEKAQKVAQVFHSVASKYDVMNDLMSGGLHRLWKTFTIAQAGVRPGFKVLDIAGGTGDLAKAFAKQAGPSGEVWLTDINESMLRVGRDRLLNKGMVTPTLLCDAEKLPFPSNYFDRVSVAFGLRNMTHKDAALAEMQRVLKPGGKLLVLEFSKVWELLQKPYDVYSFSVLPWLGKRIANDSESYRYLAESIRMHPDQETLKKMMQDAGLERVEYFNLTAGVAALHTGIKL, from the coding sequence ATGACCAATACCACGCATTTCGGTTATCAAACCGTTCCCGAAGAAGAAAAGGCACAGAAAGTTGCCCAGGTTTTTCACTCCGTCGCATCGAAATACGACGTGATGAACGACCTGATGTCCGGCGGCCTGCATCGCCTGTGGAAGACATTCACGATCGCCCAGGCCGGCGTGCGCCCGGGGTTCAAGGTGCTGGATATCGCAGGCGGCACCGGTGACTTGGCCAAGGCGTTTGCCAAGCAGGCGGGGCCGAGCGGCGAGGTCTGGCTGACCGATATCAACGAATCGATGCTGCGCGTCGGCCGCGACCGGCTCCTGAACAAGGGGATGGTGACGCCCACCTTGCTGTGTGATGCCGAAAAACTGCCGTTCCCGAGCAATTACTTCGATCGCGTATCGGTTGCCTTCGGCTTGCGCAACATGACGCACAAGGACGCCGCGCTCGCGGAAATGCAGCGCGTGCTGAAACCGGGCGGAAAATTGCTGGTGCTGGAGTTTTCCAAGGTGTGGGAGCTGCTGCAAAAGCCATACGACGTCTATTCGTTTTCCGTGTTGCCCTGGCTGGGCAAGCGCATCGCGAACGATTCGGAAAGCTACCGCTATCTGGCCGAATCGATCCGCATGCACCCGGACCAGGAAACCCTCAAAAAGATGATGCAGGACGCGGGGCTGGAGCGCGTCGAGTACTTTAATCTGACGGCCGGCGTGGCCGCGCTTCATACGGGGATCAAGCTGTAG
- the ubiB gene encoding ubiquinone biosynthesis regulatory protein kinase UbiB produces the protein MIFKFLRVLKIARVAYKYGWDDIAMAGLARPRIARFIAAVFFWRDISKPRGVRLRQALEELGPIFVKFGQVLSTRRDLMPADIADELALLQDRVPPFDSDLAIAQIKKSLGAHPDQLFARFEREPVASASIAQVHFATLKDGTEVAVKVLRPGMRRSIDDDIALMKITAGWVEALWADGRRLKPKEVVAEFDKYLHDELDLMREAANASQLRRNFMGSDLLIVPEMFWDYCSTSVIVMERMRGIPISQIDRLVAEGVDIKKLSRDGVEIFFTQVFRDGFFHADMHPGNILVSTDPATFGRYIALDFGIVGTLTDYDKDYLSQNFLAFFRRDYKRVAEAHIESGWAPRDTRVDELESAVRACCEPIFDRPLRDISFGQVLLRLFQTSRRFNVEVQPQLVLLQKTLLNIEGLGRQLDPDLDLWKTAKPYLERWMQEQIGWRGLVARLKEEAPHYNKLIPQLPRLVHQALQAQSEQPPRQNNDLLKELIAEQRRTNRLLGFGVYFGGGLAVGIVAAQILNRWYHFMWW, from the coding sequence ATGATCTTCAAATTCTTGCGGGTTCTGAAAATTGCCCGGGTAGCATACAAGTACGGCTGGGATGACATCGCCATGGCGGGACTGGCCCGGCCGCGCATCGCCAGGTTCATCGCGGCGGTGTTCTTTTGGCGCGACATTTCGAAGCCGCGCGGCGTGCGCCTGCGCCAGGCGCTGGAGGAGCTCGGGCCGATCTTCGTCAAGTTCGGCCAGGTGCTGTCGACCCGGCGCGACCTGATGCCGGCCGATATCGCCGATGAACTCGCCTTGCTGCAGGACCGTGTGCCGCCGTTCGACTCCGATCTTGCCATCGCGCAGATCAAGAAGTCCCTCGGCGCCCATCCGGACCAGCTGTTCGCCCGCTTCGAGCGCGAACCGGTGGCTTCCGCCTCGATCGCGCAGGTGCATTTCGCCACGCTCAAGGATGGCACCGAAGTTGCCGTCAAGGTGCTGCGCCCCGGCATGCGGCGCTCGATCGACGACGACATCGCCCTCATGAAGATCACCGCCGGCTGGGTCGAGGCGCTGTGGGCCGATGGCCGGCGCCTGAAACCCAAGGAAGTGGTCGCCGAATTCGACAAATACCTGCACGACGAACTCGACCTGATGCGCGAGGCGGCCAACGCCAGCCAGCTGCGCCGCAATTTCATGGGTTCGGACCTGCTGATCGTGCCGGAGATGTTCTGGGATTACTGCTCGACCTCGGTGATCGTGATGGAGCGCATGCGCGGCATTCCGATCTCGCAGATCGACCGCCTGGTGGCAGAAGGCGTGGACATCAAGAAGCTCTCGCGCGACGGCGTCGAAATCTTTTTCACCCAGGTGTTCCGCGACGGCTTCTTCCACGCCGACATGCACCCGGGGAATATCCTGGTGTCGACCGATCCGGCCACTTTCGGCCGCTATATCGCGCTCGACTTCGGCATCGTCGGCACGCTGACCGACTATGATAAGGATTACCTGTCGCAGAATTTCCTGGCCTTCTTCCGTCGCGACTACAAGCGCGTGGCGGAAGCGCATATCGAATCGGGCTGGGCGCCCAGGGACACCCGGGTCGACGAACTGGAGTCGGCGGTGCGCGCCTGCTGCGAGCCGATCTTCGACCGGCCGCTGCGCGACATTTCTTTCGGCCAGGTGCTCTTGCGCCTGTTCCAGACGTCGCGCCGTTTCAATGTCGAGGTGCAGCCGCAACTGGTGCTGCTGCAGAAAACCCTGCTCAACATCGAAGGCTTGGGCCGCCAACTCGACCCCGACCTCGACCTGTGGAAAACCGCCAAGCCCTACCTGGAGCGCTGGATGCAGGAGCAGATCGGCTGGCGCGGGCTGGTGGCGCGCCTGAAGGAGGAGGCGCCGCACTACAACAAGCTGATTCCGCAATTGCCGCGCCTGGTCCACCAGGCACTGCAAGCCCAGTCGGAACAGCCGCCGCGGCAAAACAACGACTTGCTCAAGGAGCTGATCGCCGAACAGCGGCGCACCAACCGGCTGCTGGGCTTCGGCGTGTATTTCGGCGGTGGCCTGGCGGTAGGGATCGTGGCCGCGCAAATACTGAACCGTTGGTATCACTTCATGTGGTGGTGA
- a CDS encoding Tim44 domain-containing protein, which translates to MKRFLIVLMLALGAMSVVVSDADAKRLGGGGSFGRQSQSYSRQAPAPSNQNYSQQRQASPSTAPQSMPQKPATPWRNILGGALLGLGLGALLSHFGLGGAAAGLIGTLLMIGLLVLVAMFVMRLLRGKSDGRGEPAYAGAYQGPRTPDIGSGLAQPERPAALQGEPVAGAAQGLPPGFDAPAFLRHAKTYFIRLQAAWDRADINDIREFTTPEMFGELRLQLQERGASPNVTDVVSLDAELLGIETAASDYLASVRFSGMIKEAENAPAEPFAEIWNLSKPLSGQGGWVLAGIQQLS; encoded by the coding sequence ATGAAACGGTTCTTGATTGTATTGATGCTGGCACTGGGCGCCATGTCGGTCGTCGTGTCCGACGCTGACGCGAAACGCCTGGGCGGCGGCGGATCGTTCGGCCGGCAGTCGCAGAGCTATAGCCGTCAGGCGCCGGCGCCGTCGAACCAGAATTACAGCCAGCAGAGGCAGGCGTCGCCGTCGACAGCGCCGCAAAGCATGCCGCAGAAACCGGCTACCCCGTGGCGCAATATTCTCGGCGGTGCGCTGCTCGGCCTCGGGCTCGGCGCATTGCTGTCCCACTTCGGACTGGGCGGCGCGGCGGCGGGCCTGATCGGCACGCTCCTGATGATCGGCTTGCTGGTGCTGGTCGCGATGTTCGTCATGCGCCTGTTGCGTGGCAAGAGCGACGGGCGCGGCGAGCCGGCCTATGCCGGCGCCTATCAGGGGCCGCGCACGCCGGACATCGGTTCGGGCCTGGCGCAGCCGGAGCGGCCGGCGGCCTTGCAGGGCGAGCCGGTGGCCGGCGCCGCGCAGGGTCTGCCGCCCGGCTTCGACGCGCCGGCCTTCCTGCGTCATGCCAAGACTTATTTCATCCGGCTGCAGGCGGCCTGGGACCGCGCCGACATCAACGACATCCGCGAATTCACGACGCCAGAAATGTTCGGCGAACTGCGCCTGCAGTTGCAGGAGCGCGGCGCCTCGCCCAATGTCACCGACGTGGTGTCGCTCGATGCGGAGTTGCTCGGCATTGAAACCGCGGCCAGCGACTACCTGGCCAGCGTGCGGTTTTCCGGCATGATCAAGGAAGCGGAAAACGCGCCTGCGGAACCGTTCGCCGAGATCTGGAACCTGTCCAAACCGTTGTCCGGGCAGGGCGGCTGGGTACTGGCCGGCATCCAACAATTGTCGTAG
- a CDS encoding gamma-butyrobetaine hydroxylase-like domain-containing protein has protein sequence MADSKKVPPAPTGLTVHTKSRTLEIAFDTGETFSLPFELLRVYSPSAEVRGHGVGQEVLQTGKRDVLVTALEPVGNYAIQPHFSDGHNSGIYTWDYLHSLGASQAQLWEDYLKRLEAAGFTRESGRDAPMATAAKGCGHH, from the coding sequence ATGGCTGACTCCAAGAAGGTGCCTCCGGCGCCGACCGGGCTGACGGTGCACACGAAGTCGCGCACGCTGGAAATCGCGTTCGACACCGGAGAAACGTTTTCCTTGCCGTTCGAGCTGTTGCGCGTCTATTCGCCCTCGGCCGAAGTGCGCGGCCATGGCGTAGGGCAGGAAGTGCTGCAGACCGGCAAGCGCGACGTGCTGGTTACGGCGCTGGAACCGGTCGGGAACTATGCGATCCAGCCGCATTTTTCCGATGGCCATAACAGCGGCATCTACACCTGGGATTACCTGCATTCGCTGGGCGCCAGCCAGGCGCAGCTGTGGGAAGACTACCTGAAGCGGCTGGAAGCAGCAGGATTTACCCGCGAATCCGGCCGCGACGCGCCGATGGCGACAGCCGCCAAAGGCTGCGGGCATCATTGA